The Salinisphaera sp. T31B1 genome contains the following window.
CGTCGGGGCTGCGGCTGGTGACCAGACCCTGGTCGACGACCACTTCTTCGTCCACCCAGTTCGCGCCGGCGTTTTTCAGATCGGTCTGCAGCGTGTGAAATGAGGTCATGCGCTTGCCGGCGACCTGCTGGGCGTCGATCAGCGTCCAGGGCGCATGGCAGATCGCGGCGACCGGCTTGCCGGCTTCAAAGAACGCGCGGACGAACGCCAGC
Protein-coding sequences here:
- a CDS encoding DJ-1/PfpI family protein codes for the protein LAFVRAFFEAGKPVAAICHAPWTLIDAQQVAGKRMTSFHTLQTDLKNAGANWVDEEVVVDQGLVTSRSPDDIPAFNAKMVEEFAEGKHRPSTTG